From Triticum urartu cultivar G1812 chromosome 2, Tu2.1, whole genome shotgun sequence, a single genomic window includes:
- the LOC125540769 gene encoding senescence-specific cysteine protease SAG39-like: MAIHKALLLAILGCICLGGTVTSARELNDDLSMAAKHENWMAQYGRVYKDTTEKMRRFEVFKANVEFIETFNAQNHKFWLGVNQFADITNDEFRTTNTNKGLKANPMRVLSTGFRYENLSFDALPATMDWRAKGAVTPIKDQGQCGCCWAFSAVAVTEGIVKLKTSKLISLSEQELVDCDVHGEDQGCEGGLMDDAFKFIIKNGGLTMESRYPYTAADGKCKAGSNSAATITGFEDVPANNEGALMKAVANQPVSVAVDGGDMTFQFYSGGVMTGSCGTDLDHGIAAIGYGKTSDGTSFWLMKNSWGTTWGEIGYLRMEKDIADKKGMCGLAMEPSYPTK; this comes from the exons ATGGCAATTCACAAGGCTTTGCTTCTTGCAATTCTCGGTTGCATCTGCCTCGGTGGTACTGTCACTTCAGCTCGTGAGCTGAACGATGACTTGTCGATGGCGGCGAAGCATGAGAACTGGATGGCTCAGTATGGCCGTGTGTACAAGGACACCACTGAGAAGATGCGTCGGTTCGAGGTTTTCAAAGCCAATGTCGAATTCATTGAAACATTCAATGCCCAGAATCACAAGTTTTGGCTCGGGGTCAACCAGTTTGCTGATATCACCAATGATGAGTTCAGGACAACCAACACAAACAAGGGGTTGAAAGCAAACCCCATGCGAGTTCTTTCTACAGGATTCAGGTATGAGAATTTAAGTTTTGATGCTCTTCCAGCAACGATGGACTGGAGGGCCAAGGGGGCTGTCACCCCTATCAAGGATCAAGGCCAGTGTG GCTGTTGTTGGGCATTTTCTGCCGTTGCCGTGACAGAGGGCATTGTAAAACTGAAAACCAGCAAGTTAATCTCACTATCGGAGCAAGAGTTGGTTGACTGTGATGTTCATGGTGAAGATCAAGGCTGCGAGGGAGGACTCATGGATGATGCCTTCAAATTCATTATCAAGAATGGAGGTCTGACCATGGAGTCCAGGTACCCATATACTGCAGCCGACGGCAAGTGCAAGGCTGGATCCAATAGCGCCGCAACCATCACCGGCTTTGAGGATGTGCCTGCCAATAACGAGGGTGCCCTTATGAAGGCGGTGGCAAACCAACCAGTGTCCGTAGCTGTGGACGGAGGCGACATGACATTCCAATTCTACTCTGGTGGGGTGATGACTGGCTCCTGCGGTACTGACTTGGACCATGGAATTGCGGCCATTGGGTATGGAAAGACTAGTGATGGCACAAGTTTCTGGTTGATGAAGAATTCATGGGGCACAACTTGGGGCGAGATTGGGTACTTGAGAATGGAGAAGGACATTGCAGACAAGAAGGGCATGTGTGGTCTTGCCATGGAGCCTTCGTACCCCACCAAATAG